A genomic segment from Acidobacteriota bacterium encodes:
- a CDS encoding two-component regulator propeller domain-containing protein, with protein MRAYFRLQRILRLALVCGVLTLFSSLTLGQYRFDSWTTDSGLPQNSVNAIAQTTDGYLWFTTLDGVVRYDGVRFTIFDKGNTPGILSNRFVGLLEDREGALWLATEDSGVTRYKDGWFTTYTTREGLSSDLARALWLDANQHLLVRTVEGLSRWNGERFVADSLSAQVSPVNPIYAAPSGALWFCDSSKLHQLKDGKTVSVTGDFKDVSSIIESRDGRLWLGTTTGQLTQFAAGQFTTLPIPSSLPKANLRTLLEDREGTLWIGTAGAGLWRYRDGQFKVYTTADGLSDNVILSLYQDREGTLWIGTGNRGINRLSRRMISVYSTKDGLNADSVYPIYEDRAGAIWLGGLGLNRFYEGKFTVYTDKNGLQNYNVTSLYEDREGRLWIGAVAGLSFMQNGRFTSLTNRLPLPPHNYSVWAIHQDRQGALWFGSDKGLLRYANQSFTHYTTKDGLPSDDVKWIHEDRNGQLWFATYGGLSRLQDGKFISLTEADGLSSNRVRTIYEDREGVMWIGTYDGGLNRFKDGRLTRYTTADGLFSNGAFQILDDERGNFWIGSNRGIYRVGRAQLNDFADGKIHALTCVSYGKEDGLLNTECNGGRQPSGIRDRQGRLWIATQGGAAVIDVAHLSLNPLPPSVMIEAVRVDRESASFNGDVNIAPGKENLEIHYTGLSFIKPEFMHFRYKMEGLDRDWVEAGNRRAAYYPYLPPGSYSFAVMAANSDGVWSEEAVRLHITVLPPFWRTWRFTLLMLAVLAALTFFIYRWRVLTLKRAHAAQEAFSRQLIASQEQERKRIAAELHDSLGQNLLVIKNWAMLGLNAAQKKESGREEFEEIATAATQAIGEVREIAYNLRPHLLDEVGLTEALKAMVKRMAAASTIAFESEIDPIDHLFSKEAEIGIYRIVQEAINNIARHSEATRAFVIIRRDIDNVLLEIRDDGKGIESALSGKGFGLTGMQERARMLGGRFAVHSMVGQGTTIEVRLSVEKSHDES; from the coding sequence ATGAGGGCTTATTTTCGGTTACAGCGCATTCTACGCCTCGCATTGGTGTGCGGTGTGCTGACGCTGTTCTCAAGCCTGACCTTGGGGCAATATCGCTTTGATTCGTGGACGACCGATTCCGGCTTGCCGCAAAATTCCGTCAACGCCATCGCGCAAACTACAGACGGGTATTTATGGTTTACCACGCTTGACGGCGTGGTGCGTTACGACGGGGTGCGTTTTACGATTTTCGATAAGGGCAACACGCCCGGCATCCTCAGCAATCGCTTCGTCGGTTTACTCGAAGACCGCGAGGGCGCGTTGTGGCTGGCTACCGAAGACAGTGGCGTGACGCGCTACAAAGACGGATGGTTCACCACCTACACAACCCGCGAGGGCTTGAGTTCAGACCTGGCGCGCGCGCTCTGGCTTGATGCCAATCAGCACTTGCTGGTGCGCACTGTCGAAGGACTGAGCCGTTGGAATGGCGAACGCTTTGTTGCCGATTCGCTGTCTGCGCAGGTCTCACCGGTCAACCCCATCTATGCTGCGCCTTCCGGCGCGCTGTGGTTTTGCGATTCATCCAAGTTGCATCAACTCAAAGATGGCAAGACGGTATCTGTTACGGGTGATTTCAAAGATGTGTCTTCGATAATCGAAAGCCGCGACGGTCGTTTATGGCTGGGCACAACGACCGGACAGTTGACGCAGTTTGCAGCCGGACAGTTTACCACGTTGCCGATACCTTCCTCATTGCCTAAAGCAAACCTCAGAACTCTGCTCGAAGACCGTGAAGGGACGCTGTGGATTGGCACGGCGGGCGCGGGGTTGTGGCGTTATCGCGATGGTCAATTCAAGGTTTACACCACCGCCGACGGGCTTTCCGACAATGTCATCTTGTCGCTTTACCAGGACCGCGAAGGGACGCTGTGGATTGGCACAGGCAATCGCGGCATCAATCGCTTGAGCCGCCGGATGATTTCGGTTTACTCAACCAAAGACGGTTTGAATGCCGACAGCGTCTATCCGATTTACGAAGACCGCGCAGGCGCGATATGGCTTGGCGGATTGGGTCTCAATCGTTTTTATGAAGGCAAGTTCACCGTTTATACCGACAAAAACGGACTTCAGAATTACAACGTCACATCGTTGTATGAAGACCGCGAGGGGCGTTTGTGGATAGGCGCGGTTGCCGGTCTGAGTTTTATGCAGAATGGGCGCTTCACCAGCCTTACCAATCGCTTGCCGCTGCCGCCGCATAACTACAGCGTCTGGGCAATTCATCAGGACAGACAGGGCGCGCTGTGGTTCGGCTCCGACAAAGGGTTGCTGCGTTATGCGAACCAAAGTTTCACCCACTACACGACGAAAGACGGTCTACCGAGCGATGATGTGAAATGGATTCACGAAGACCGCAACGGGCAGTTGTGGTTTGCCACTTATGGCGGTTTAAGTCGCTTGCAGGATGGCAAATTTATCTCGCTAACGGAAGCCGATGGATTATCGAGCAATCGCGTGCGAACGATTTACGAAGACCGCGAAGGGGTGATGTGGATTGGCACTTATGATGGCGGCTTGAATCGTTTCAAAGACGGGCGCTTGACGCGCTACACCACCGCCGATGGACTGTTTAGCAACGGCGCATTCCAGATACTGGATGACGAGCGCGGCAATTTCTGGATTGGCTCGAATCGCGGCATCTATCGTGTCGGTCGCGCCCAACTCAACGATTTCGCCGATGGAAAAATTCACGCGCTCACCTGTGTTTCCTATGGCAAAGAGGACGGTCTGCTCAATACCGAATGCAACGGCGGGCGGCAACCATCAGGCATACGCGACCGGCAAGGCAGATTGTGGATAGCGACGCAGGGCGGGGCTGCGGTGATTGATGTTGCCCATCTTTCGCTCAACCCGTTGCCGCCTTCGGTGATGATTGAAGCGGTGAGAGTTGACCGCGAGAGCGCAAGTTTCAACGGGGATGTGAATATCGCGCCGGGCAAAGAGAATCTGGAGATTCATTACACCGGACTCAGTTTTATCAAGCCTGAGTTCATGCATTTTCGTTACAAGATGGAAGGGCTTGACCGCGACTGGGTGGAAGCCGGAAACCGGCGCGCGGCGTATTATCCGTATCTGCCGCCCGGCAGTTATAGCTTCGCGGTGATGGCGGCAAACAGCGATGGCGTGTGGAGCGAAGAAGCTGTGCGTCTGCACATCACGGTCTTGCCGCCGTTCTGGCGCACCTGGCGATTCACTTTGTTGATGCTTGCGGTGCTTGCGGCGCTCACGTTTTTCATTTATCGCTGGCGCGTCCTGACGCTCAAGCGGGCGCACGCCGCGCAGGAAGCTTTTTCGCGGCAACTCATCGCTTCGCAGGAGCAGGAGCGCAAACGCATTGCCGCAGAGTTGCATGATTCACTGGGGCAAAATCTTCTGGTGATTAAAAACTGGGCGATGCTTGGATTGAATGCCGCGCAGAAAAAAGAAAGCGGACGCGAAGAGTTTGAAGAGATTGCCACGGCAGCAACGCAGGCGATAGGCGAAGTCCGCGAAATTGCTTATAATCTCCGCCCGCATCTGTTGGATGAAGTGGGACTCACGGAAGCCTTGAAAGCGATGGTCAAGCGCATGGCGGCGGCTTCGACAATAGCTTTTGAAAGCGAGATCGACCCGATTGATCATCTCTTTTCCAAAGAAGCGGAAATCGGCATCTATCGCATCGTGCAGGAAGCCATCAACAACATCGCGCGCCATTCCGAAGCCACTCGCGCCTTTGTCATTATCCGCCGCGATATTGACAATGTGTTGTTGGAGATTCGCGATGACGGCAAAGGCATAGAGTCTGCGCTCAGCGGCAAAGGGTTTGGGTTGACGGGAATGCAGGAGCGCGCCCGTATGCTTGGCGGCAGATTCGCGGTGCATTCAATGGTGGGTCAAGGGACGACCATCGAAGTTCGATTAAGCGTAGAGAAAAGCCATGACGAAAGCTAA
- a CDS encoding acyl-CoA dehydrogenase family protein translates to MAYLLNEEEQLIIATVKKFLENEVAPVATEMEHRNQYPEAIVEGMKQLGLFGANIPEAYGGLDLSYTVFAMIFEEISRVWMGLAGILGTHTVMADVIARFGTEEQKQKYLPVMARGDKRGAICLSEPHAGTDLQAIKTTAERRGNDYFINGSKMWITNGRRAELLLILAKTDKDVEPAYAGMSAFIGEKGEAGLTVSRDIDKLGYKSLETCELLFEDFRVPQANLIGGKEGQGFKQVMTGLEAERLNVAARGLGVARAAFEEAIKYAQQRRTFGKAICEHQTIQIKLADMATRIEASRLLIYSAAEKKDKGERCDLEAGMAKLFATETAQECSLEAMRILGGNGYAKDFPVERYYRDAPLLIIGGGTNELQRLIIARNLLKKYSLHD, encoded by the coding sequence ATGGCTTATCTGTTGAACGAAGAAGAACAACTCATCATCGCCACGGTTAAAAAATTTTTAGAGAACGAAGTCGCGCCGGTTGCCACCGAAATGGAACATCGCAACCAGTACCCGGAGGCAATCGTCGAAGGCATGAAACAACTCGGACTCTTTGGCGCAAACATTCCCGAAGCTTATGGCGGCTTGGATTTGAGTTACACCGTATTTGCCATGATTTTTGAAGAAATCTCCCGCGTGTGGATGGGACTTGCAGGGATACTTGGCACCCATACGGTGATGGCTGATGTAATTGCGCGATTTGGCACCGAGGAGCAGAAACAAAAATATTTGCCGGTGATGGCGCGCGGCGATAAACGCGGCGCGATTTGTCTATCGGAGCCGCACGCCGGAACCGATTTACAAGCCATCAAGACCACCGCCGAACGACGCGGCAATGATTATTTCATCAACGGCTCGAAGATGTGGATTACCAACGGGCGACGCGCCGAACTCCTGTTGATTCTTGCGAAAACCGATAAGGACGTTGAACCGGCTTATGCAGGAATGAGCGCCTTTATCGGTGAAAAAGGTGAAGCCGGACTTACGGTGAGTCGCGACATCGATAAACTCGGCTATAAAAGTCTGGAGACCTGCGAATTGCTCTTTGAAGATTTTCGCGTGCCGCAAGCAAATTTAATCGGCGGCAAGGAGGGTCAAGGATTTAAGCAGGTAATGACCGGACTTGAAGCCGAACGGTTGAATGTCGCGGCGCGCGGGCTTGGCGTGGCGCGCGCCGCCTTTGAAGAGGCGATTAAATATGCCCAACAGCGGCGCACTTTCGGTAAAGCGATTTGCGAACATCAAACCATTCAAATCAAACTCGCGGACATGGCAACCCGGATTGAAGCCTCGAGACTGTTGATTTATTCGGCGGCAGAAAAAAAGGACAAAGGCGAACGGTGCGACCTTGAAGCCGGAATGGCAAAACTCTTTGCCACAGAAACCGCGCAGGAATGTTCTCTTGAAGCCATGCGCATTTTAGGCGGCAACGGTTATGCGAAAGATTTTCCGGTTGAACGTTACTACCGCGACGCGCCGCTTTTAATTATCGGTGGCGGCACCAATGAATTGCAGCGGCTGATCATTGCCCGCAATCTGTTGAAGAAATATTCATTGCACGATTGA
- a CDS encoding AraC family transcriptional regulator: MNHRLPAGEFFGQQSPAFEVMGFRLTESRYSSGLKLPQHSHELAKFCFVISGNYLETIGRYTHTRRPLTLTFHPPDTTHAEAHNTNGHHFLVEIDRRWLDYAREYSAMLDSPVEATNAPPVRIATQLYNEFHHLDKVSPLAVQGLMLELLAETSRRLSNETTCKPPRWLTQVKEELHERFQENLSLDELAGSAGVHAVHLARSFRKFHHCTIGDYVRELRIEYASRQLSYTDKPLAEIAALAGFADQSHFSRLFKRQTGMLPKAYRNTFRLG, from the coding sequence ATGAATCATCGTTTACCCGCAGGTGAATTTTTCGGTCAGCAATCGCCAGCTTTCGAGGTGATGGGTTTTCGCCTGACGGAAAGCCGTTATTCATCAGGGTTGAAATTGCCTCAGCATTCGCACGAACTGGCAAAGTTCTGCTTTGTGATTTCCGGCAATTACCTTGAAACCATCGGTCGGTATACACACACGCGCCGCCCCTTGACGCTTACCTTTCACCCGCCCGATACCACGCACGCCGAAGCCCATAACACCAACGGTCATCATTTCCTCGTGGAAATTGACCGGCGCTGGCTTGATTACGCGCGTGAATACAGCGCGATGCTTGACTCGCCGGTCGAAGCAACAAATGCTCCCCCGGTGCGCATTGCCACGCAACTTTATAATGAATTTCACCACCTCGATAAAGTTTCACCGCTCGCGGTTCAAGGCTTGATGCTTGAACTGCTGGCGGAAACCTCGCGGCGTTTATCGAATGAGACAACTTGCAAACCGCCACGCTGGTTGACGCAAGTCAAGGAAGAACTGCACGAACGCTTTCAGGAGAATTTATCGCTTGATGAACTGGCTGGGTCTGCGGGGGTTCACGCGGTTCATCTGGCGCGCAGCTTTCGGAAATTTCATCACTGCACCATAGGCGATTATGTGCGCGAACTGCGTATTGAATATGCTTCACGACAACTTTCATACACCGATAAGCCGCTTGCAGAGATTGCCGCACTGGCGGGGTTTGCCGACCAGAGCCATTTTTCGCGCCTGTTTAAACGCCAAACCGGGATGTTGCCGAAAGCCTATCGCAATACCTTCCGCCTCGGTTAA
- a CDS encoding serine hydrolase domain-containing protein: MSCSNRLVARAQCLAVVFVLMSGIPTNGDAQTSTSLPPDTIKKLETIVESEKAKLGIPGLAIAIAVDNRIQYAGSFGLADIENQVPVKNTTAFRTASIAKTFTATAVMQLVEQGKIDLDAPIQKYCPAFPEKNQPITARLLLTHQSGIRHYKNRLESASTTHYSSITESLNAFKDEPLLFEPGAKYSYTTYGYSVLGCAIEGASGMKYEDYMNRFVFQPAGMQHTRVDNHFVIIADRARGYIKAQPSTIPLLPDDIKTQAKAGMILNANLLDTSVKIAGGGQLSTAMDLAKFAIAVNTDKLMKRATREQMWKAYRAKDEKPTGYGFGWSIAETGNLRLVLNNGNQAGAKCELWLFPDKGVVIAVMTNLSDSNLRDMLKNIQDLLLGFATQQ, from the coding sequence ATGAGTTGCTCGAACAGATTGGTTGCGCGGGCGCAATGTCTGGCAGTGGTCTTCGTTCTGATGTCAGGTATCCCGACAAACGGCGACGCGCAAACCTCGACATCACTTCCTCCCGACACCATAAAAAAGCTTGAAACGATTGTTGAAAGCGAAAAGGCAAAGCTTGGCATTCCCGGTCTTGCCATCGCGATTGCCGTCGATAACCGCATTCAATACGCCGGAAGTTTCGGTTTGGCAGATATTGAAAATCAGGTTCCGGTGAAAAACACCACGGCTTTTCGCACCGCATCTATCGCCAAAACGTTTACGGCGACGGCGGTGATGCAACTCGTCGAACAGGGCAAAATCGACCTTGACGCGCCGATTCAAAAATATTGCCCGGCGTTTCCCGAAAAAAATCAGCCCATCACCGCGCGCCTTTTGCTTACCCATCAAAGCGGCATCCGTCATTACAAAAATCGTTTGGAATCGGCAAGCACGACCCATTATTCGTCCATCACTGAATCATTGAATGCTTTCAAAGATGAGCCATTGTTATTTGAACCGGGCGCGAAGTACAGCTATACGACTTATGGCTATAGCGTTCTCGGCTGTGCGATTGAAGGCGCATCGGGAATGAAATACGAAGACTATATGAACAGGTTTGTGTTTCAACCCGCCGGTATGCAGCACACGCGGGTTGACAATCATTTTGTCATCATTGCAGACCGCGCGCGGGGTTATATCAAAGCGCAACCTTCAACGATTCCCCTGTTGCCGGATGACATCAAGACGCAGGCGAAAGCCGGGATGATTTTGAATGCCAATCTGCTCGACACCAGCGTCAAGATTGCCGGCGGCGGACAGCTTTCAACCGCAATGGATTTAGCGAAATTCGCTATCGCTGTAAACACCGACAAATTGATGAAACGCGCCACCCGTGAACAGATGTGGAAGGCATACCGCGCCAAAGACGAAAAACCGACCGGCTATGGTTTCGGCTGGAGTATTGCGGAAACGGGCAATCTGCGTCTGGTGCTGAATAACGGCAATCAAGCCGGAGCCAAATGCGAACTCTGGCTCTTTCCCGATAAAGGCGTGGTCATTGCAGTCATGACCAATCTTTCGGATTCCAATTTGAGGGATATGCTCAAAAACATTCAAGATCTATTGCTCGGTTTTGCAACTCAGCAATAA
- a CDS encoding alpha/beta hydrolase, with amino-acid sequence MMRVYAIGVRIGFALLVVASLGVYANAQKAGDVKLEPYVFESASQQKVDAELGRLYVPENRRNPQSRLIELAFVRFKSTNANPGSPIVYLAGGPGGSGIGAARGTRFPLFMALREIADVIALDQRGVGMSKPNLGCRETVDLSLEQTTNREGLLSVFRKASRECAERLRKTGVDLAGYNTLESADDLEDLRKALGAKKISLWAISYGTHLSLATIKRHEKRLDRVMLAGTEALNQTIKLPGNIQKHLEHIDRLVKADTSLSKEIPDFLGLMKEVLAHVEREPVTVEVTDPRTGQKTKVTINKFVLQILTTNSFGGEEHLLPQRFYAMSKGDYSLAAQGWWRFIRSLSSIGSAMSYMMDCYSGVSPQRRQQIKREAKKALLEEVIDLPHPYVCDAWGSPDLGERFRQNPQAKIPVLFISGTFDARTPVGNAEEARRGFPNSQHLIIEGAVHSDPLFLSSPQIKEVMLEFMKGQKLSTTRIQLAPLKFAPLEVKK; translated from the coding sequence ATGATGAGGGTGTATGCAATCGGGGTGCGAATCGGTTTTGCTTTGCTGGTGGTCGCCAGTCTCGGCGTTTACGCGAACGCGCAGAAAGCCGGGGATGTAAAACTTGAACCTTATGTTTTTGAATCCGCGAGCCAACAGAAAGTTGATGCGGAACTTGGCAGGTTATACGTCCCGGAAAATCGCCGCAATCCTCAAAGTCGTTTGATTGAACTCGCTTTTGTGCGCTTCAAAAGCACCAACGCCAATCCCGGTTCGCCGATTGTGTACCTGGCAGGCGGACCCGGTGGCTCAGGCATCGGTGCGGCGCGTGGCACAAGGTTTCCGTTGTTTATGGCGCTGCGCGAAATTGCCGATGTCATCGCGCTTGACCAGCGCGGCGTCGGCATGTCCAAGCCAAACCTGGGTTGTCGCGAAACCGTTGATTTATCGCTTGAACAGACGACAAATCGCGAGGGTTTGTTAAGCGTTTTTAGAAAGGCTTCAAGAGAATGCGCCGAACGGTTGCGCAAAACGGGCGTTGATCTGGCAGGTTATAACACTCTGGAGAGCGCCGATGATCTCGAAGATTTGCGTAAAGCTTTAGGCGCAAAAAAAATCAGTTTGTGGGCAATCAGTTACGGCACACATCTTTCGCTTGCCACGATTAAACGCCACGAAAAGCGCCTTGACCGGGTGATGCTGGCGGGCACAGAGGCGCTCAATCAAACGATTAAATTGCCGGGCAACATTCAAAAACATCTCGAACACATTGACCGCCTGGTTAAAGCGGATACGAGTTTAAGTAAAGAGATTCCCGATTTTCTTGGTTTGATGAAAGAGGTCTTGGCGCACGTTGAACGCGAACCGGTAACGGTTGAAGTCACCGACCCGCGCACCGGGCAAAAAACTAAAGTGACGATTAATAAATTCGTTTTACAGATTCTGACGACCAACTCATTTGGCGGCGAAGAACATTTATTGCCGCAACGGTTCTATGCGATGTCGAAAGGCGATTATTCACTGGCAGCGCAAGGCTGGTGGCGATTTATCAGGAGCTTATCGAGCATCGGTTCGGCGATGAGTTATATGATGGATTGTTATTCGGGCGTCTCACCGCAACGCCGCCAGCAAATCAAACGCGAAGCGAAAAAGGCTTTGCTTGAAGAGGTGATTGATTTGCCGCACCCTTATGTTTGCGATGCCTGGGGCAGTCCCGATTTGGGCGAAAGGTTTCGCCAAAATCCGCAAGCGAAAATTCCTGTTCTGTTTATCAGCGGCACGTTTGACGCGCGAACGCCTGTCGGCAATGCCGAAGAAGCGCGTCGCGGTTTTCCCAACAGTCAGCATTTGATTATCGAAGGCGCAGTGCATAGTGACCCGCTGTTTTTATCGTCGCCACAAATTAAAGAGGTGATGCTGGAATTTATGAAAGGGCAAAAACTTTCGACCACGCGCATCCAGCTTGCGCCACTCAAATTCGCGCCGCTTGAAGTAAAAAAATGA
- a CDS encoding zinc ribbon domain-containing protein, translating into MSTGTGAYAEHHFRKVIPGNIETVRQRLSDVLEDFNYIVISDNPLQAKRPEQKNMWIANILEYDARLTIALKAISPASTLATFDYEVAYIFNKGDMLALEREADAIIALATAPINKTICPACETENLGAVRFCRACGTPIALTKLPAELEVMRLTAGLSASQIEIVMGLLFVFLTLLVALPLIFLGSLKALAVGWILFGAGELLGAVILAYGLRRLHKTINQTIPQEIQPGLQRVTQMQEPVVLPPPPDQLALAPQPPSVTEGTTELINQPEKTPVALKQAKNTDAMDS; encoded by the coding sequence ATGAGCACCGGCACAGGGGCATACGCAGAACACCATTTCAGGAAGGTCATCCCGGGCAATATTGAAACGGTGCGACAAAGGCTTTCGGATGTTCTGGAAGATTTCAACTATATTGTCATCAGCGACAATCCGCTACAAGCGAAACGTCCCGAACAAAAAAATATGTGGATTGCCAACATCCTCGAATATGATGCCCGTTTAACCATTGCCTTGAAAGCCATCAGCCCAGCCTCGACGCTGGCGACCTTTGACTATGAAGTGGCATACATCTTCAACAAAGGCGATATGCTGGCGCTTGAACGCGAAGCCGATGCGATCATCGCCCTCGCCACTGCGCCGATTAACAAAACCATCTGTCCGGCTTGCGAAACCGAAAACCTTGGCGCGGTGCGATTCTGTCGCGCCTGCGGCACCCCCATCGCCCTTACCAAACTTCCTGCCGAACTTGAAGTGATGCGGCTTACGGCGGGACTGAGCGCCTCGCAAATTGAAATTGTCATGGGGCTTTTATTTGTATTTTTGACCTTGCTGGTTGCCTTACCGTTAATCTTTCTCGGCAGTCTCAAAGCGTTAGCAGTTGGCTGGATTCTCTTTGGCGCCGGTGAATTGTTGGGTGCGGTGATTTTGGCTTATGGATTGCGCCGCCTGCATAAAACCATCAACCAGACGATACCGCAGGAGATTCAACCCGGATTGCAACGAGTCACGCAGATGCAAGAGCCTGTTGTTTTGCCGCCGCCGCCAGACCAATTGGCGCTCGCGCCGCAACCGCCATCGGTTACCGAAGGCACCACCGAATTAATTAATCAACCCGAGAAGACTCCCGTCGCTCTCAAACAAGCGAAAAACACGGATGCGATGGATAGTTGA
- a CDS encoding acetyl-CoA acetyltransferase, whose product MKNLNDRVAIIGMGCTKFGEHWDKAADDLIVEAAFEAFADAGIAPPQIEAAWVGTLTSGVSGQTLSKPLKLQYIPVTRVENMCATGQDALRNAAFAVAAGAYDLVLVVGFEKLKDSGYSGLPGAPSSVIGAGNTAPGAFALSANRYFHDYGADKETLAKISVKNHYNGARNKKAHFQKEVSLEQVMRAPMIASPLGLFDCCPTTDGAAAAIITRTELASRFKKDFVTIKAMGLAVGPGTGKLDTAFNFTSFPETKAAARQVYDQLGIRDPRKEISMAEVHDCFSITELIIYEDLGLAEPGKAKAEVDAGAFTLQGDTPINTDGGLKSFGHPIGASGLRMLYEIYHQLLGKAGERQVKDMKLGLAHNLGGNPGSFTCSIIALGHP is encoded by the coding sequence ATGAAAAACCTCAATGACCGCGTAGCCATCATCGGCATGGGCTGCACGAAATTCGGCGAACACTGGGACAAAGCCGCCGACGATTTAATTGTTGAAGCGGCATTTGAAGCCTTTGCAGATGCAGGCATTGCCCCCCCGCAAATCGAAGCCGCATGGGTTGGCACGCTGACTTCGGGCGTGAGCGGACAAACCCTTTCAAAACCTTTAAAGCTGCAATACATTCCTGTCACCCGCGTTGAAAATATGTGCGCCACAGGTCAAGACGCGCTTCGTAACGCCGCCTTTGCCGTCGCCGCCGGGGCGTATGATTTGGTTCTCGTCGTTGGTTTTGAAAAGCTGAAAGATTCCGGTTATTCGGGACTTCCGGGCGCGCCGTCAAGCGTGATTGGCGCGGGCAACACCGCGCCCGGAGCATTTGCGCTTTCCGCCAATCGCTACTTTCACGACTATGGCGCGGACAAAGAGACGCTTGCAAAAATTTCCGTCAAAAATCATTACAACGGAGCGCGCAATAAAAAAGCCCATTTTCAAAAAGAGGTTTCGCTTGAACAGGTGATGCGCGCGCCGATGATTGCTTCGCCGCTCGGTCTGTTTGACTGTTGCCCGACCACGGATGGCGCAGCCGCAGCGATTATTACCCGCACGGAGCTTGCGTCGCGCTTCAAAAAAGATTTTGTGACCATTAAAGCGATGGGACTTGCGGTCGGTCCCGGCACCGGAAAACTCGATACCGCTTTCAACTTCACCAGTTTTCCTGAAACCAAAGCGGCAGCCCGTCAAGTCTATGACCAACTCGGTATCCGCGACCCGCGTAAAGAAATCAGCATGGCAGAAGTCCACGATTGTTTTTCCATAACCGAGTTAATCATCTACGAAGATTTGGGACTTGCGGAACCCGGCAAAGCCAAAGCCGAGGTTGATGCCGGAGCCTTCACCTTGCAAGGCGACACCCCGATTAATACCGATGGCGGGTTGAAATCATTCGGTCATCCGATTGGCGCAAGCGGACTGCGGATGCTGTATGAAATTTACCATCAACTGTTAGGTAAAGCCGGTGAACGACAAGTGAAAGATATGAAACTCGGGCTGGCGCATAACCTCGGCGGCAATCCCGGCTCCTTCACCTGCTCAATCATCGCACTCGGTCATCCCTAA